In Cyprinus carpio isolate SPL01 chromosome A1, ASM1834038v1, whole genome shotgun sequence, the following proteins share a genomic window:
- the LOC122144871 gene encoding vang-like protein 1 has translation MGAGPGGNNAAAGIAQSQSRAMIAAAACRRDSYNKLYYKEAEHERRGRKRRARLVVAVEEAFTHIHRMQEEEQKKASSDVMDSREAAEAIFPSMARALQKYLHTTRQQHLHSMESIQQHLVFCITNNMTPKAFLESYLTTGPTLQYGKDRWLARQWTLISEASVTSGLKDGTIFLLKFIDFSLVVTSKKIPYIQLAEEFIDPKTAV, from the exons ATGGGTGCTG GTCCAGGAGGGAATAATGCAGCTGCTGGTATAGCCCAGTCTCAGTCTCGAGCAATGATTGCTGCTGCTGCCTGCCGCAGAGACAGTTATAACAAACTCTACTACAAAGAGGCCGAGCATGAGAGACGTGGTCGCAAACGCAGGGCTAG GCTGGTAGTGGCAGTTGAGGAGGCGTTTACACACATTCATCGCATGCAAGAGGAGGAGCAGAAGAAGGCATCTAGTGACGTGATGGACTCACGTGAAGCGGCTGAAGCCATCTTCCCTTCCATGGCCCGAGCACTGCAGAAATACCTCCACACCACCAGACAACAACACCTCCACAGTATGGAGAGCATACAGCAGCACTTGGTCTTCTGCATCACAAACAACATGACACCCAAG GCATTTTTGGAGAGTTATCTGACCACAGGCCCTACACTACAGTATGGAAAGGACCGCTGGCTTGCTAGGCAGTGGACCCTTATCAGCGAAGCCTCAGTTACCAGTGGTCTGAAAGATGGGACCATTTTTCTGCTCAAATTCATTGACTTTAGCCTAGTGGTCACTTCCAAAAAGATACCTTATATTCAGCTTGCTGAAGAATTCATCGACCCAAAGACTGCAGTCTGA